A window from Nitrospira sp. ND1 encodes these proteins:
- a CDS encoding DUF4403 family protein encodes MGRYTQPVLPALCAVLLLGNACSHSIPQSTSKPVPPPITSAVPSFAAMAKEESRAPLSQMPFQVKTDLTPIQTAIRDAIPERITEAGHPLGQEFRWTFVRSSNTQVHIQDGLVAIHAEYKGEIESRSSSRACRLDPVFATLDVTGKLALLQESESVSFGFDPTHLAVRTKPESDARCNMFNVPVTDQAPDLLGLPEIKIALTDAVHADAFAIPLQRLWDDLDGPLSLSMATLNTHACLYGNPREMILGQQKGTTQETVILGSAKQMPFITYEPTCAEAAPTVALVNSGPLSAVNKPYTMLARVPFSYQQLSHQLQSKLFHQTVVLDSTASDRAVIEQVSAADASGRVLVTVELSGDLKGTIYYWGTPRLDDGGRSLSVPDLQMANESKSAIDSIRIGYWQLVDRELNQKLRQAMAVDISAQVDRLKQTLTGTHRSGGVTMDILVTRQMPDQVRSSPQGLTVIILLEGTANATGQVTLEGQRTRALLPRESR; translated from the coding sequence AACATCCAAACCGGTTCCCCCTCCGATCACCAGCGCGGTTCCTTCCTTCGCAGCGATGGCGAAGGAGGAGTCACGGGCTCCGCTCTCGCAGATGCCCTTCCAGGTTAAGACCGATCTGACGCCGATTCAGACGGCCATTCGAGATGCCATTCCGGAACGCATCACGGAGGCGGGGCATCCGCTCGGTCAAGAATTCCGTTGGACCTTTGTCAGGAGCAGCAATACACAGGTACATATCCAGGACGGCCTCGTCGCGATTCATGCCGAATATAAAGGAGAGATCGAATCGCGCAGCAGTTCACGGGCCTGTCGCCTGGATCCTGTTTTTGCCACACTGGACGTCACGGGCAAACTCGCCCTGCTGCAAGAAAGCGAATCGGTCTCGTTCGGCTTCGACCCCACTCATCTCGCGGTGAGAACCAAACCGGAGAGCGACGCGCGCTGCAACATGTTCAACGTCCCGGTGACCGATCAGGCTCCCGACTTGCTCGGACTGCCTGAAATCAAGATCGCCCTGACGGACGCCGTCCATGCCGACGCGTTTGCGATTCCATTGCAACGGCTCTGGGATGATCTCGACGGTCCCCTGTCCCTCTCGATGGCGACACTGAACACCCATGCCTGCCTCTACGGCAATCCGAGAGAAATGATTCTCGGACAACAGAAGGGTACGACACAGGAGACGGTGATTCTGGGCTCGGCAAAACAAATGCCCTTCATCACCTATGAGCCGACCTGTGCGGAGGCTGCTCCCACGGTCGCCCTCGTCAATTCTGGCCCTCTGTCGGCTGTTAATAAGCCCTACACGATGCTGGCCCGAGTCCCATTTTCTTATCAGCAGCTCTCGCACCAACTGCAGAGCAAGCTGTTCCACCAGACGGTGGTGCTCGATTCCACGGCCTCAGACAGGGCCGTCATTGAACAGGTCTCCGCCGCGGACGCCAGTGGGCGCGTCCTGGTGACGGTCGAACTCAGCGGCGATCTCAAAGGTACGATCTACTATTGGGGAACGCCACGCCTGGATGACGGGGGACGGAGCCTCTCCGTGCCGGACCTCCAAATGGCCAATGAGTCGAAATCCGCCATCGACTCCATTCGTATCGGCTATTGGCAACTGGTGGATCGGGAACTCAATCAGAAACTCCGGCAGGCTATGGCGGTCGACATCTCTGCGCAAGTCGATCGATTGAAGCAAACACTGACTGGAACACACCGGTCGGGAGGCGTCACGATGGATATCCTTGTGACACGGCAGATGCCCGACCAGGTCCGCTCTTCGCCGCAGGGCCTGACGGTCATCATTTTGCTGGAAGGGACCGCCAACGCCACCGGCCAGGTCACACTGGAGGGACAAAGGACCAGGGCGTTGCTCCCGCGGGAAAGCCGCTGA
- a CDS encoding phage holin family protein produces the protein MDNPHPISIGALVSGLMSDFRCLLRQEMELARHEMEHERHKLSSIMIQSGIGLLLGMIAILFLLLMVVHLLVTYTNLPLWACFGIVGFISALGTGGLLYRVARIGAGLRLWPFRTFHSLKEDIRWIKERVLSTRT, from the coding sequence ATGGACAATCCACATCCAATTTCAATCGGCGCGCTCGTATCGGGACTCATGTCCGACTTCCGCTGCCTCCTGCGACAGGAGATGGAACTGGCACGTCACGAAATGGAGCACGAACGGCACAAGCTCAGCTCGATCATGATACAAAGCGGAATCGGTCTTCTTCTGGGAATGATAGCGATCCTCTTTCTGCTACTGATGGTGGTCCATCTACTCGTGACCTACACAAACCTTCCGCTCTGGGCCTGTTTCGGCATTGTGGGGTTCATCTCGGCACTTGGAACCGGCGGGCTGCTCTATAGGGTGGCTAGGATAGGCGCGGGTCTCCGCCTCTGGCCATTTCGCACCTTTCACTCACTGAAGGAAGATATCCGATGGATCAAAGAACGAGTGCTATCGACCAGGACTTGA
- a CDS encoding hemerythrin domain-containing protein encodes MANTPTISNTDGAVKLVRDDHRHILALFQLYRATPADSRQSYVEQILQRLSDHFHMEERLTEDVRHHGNEGRILVEQLLVEHEEIKAMIDELQQAENDDDESLDAFFEDMMQTVRAHFIAEERDLFPLLNKG; translated from the coding sequence ATGGCGAATACACCGACGATTTCGAACACCGACGGCGCAGTCAAGCTGGTACGCGACGACCATCGTCATATTCTGGCCCTTTTCCAGCTGTACCGTGCCACACCGGCAGACTCCCGACAATCGTACGTCGAGCAGATCCTGCAACGATTGTCAGACCATTTCCACATGGAAGAGCGGTTGACTGAGGACGTTCGGCATCACGGCAACGAAGGCCGTATCCTCGTGGAACAACTCCTCGTGGAACATGAGGAGATCAAGGCAATGATAGACGAGTTACAACAGGCTGAAAACGATGACGACGAATCGTTGGATGCATTCTTTGAAGACATGATGCAGACCGTCCGTGCCCATTTCATCGCGGAGGAGCGCGATCTCTTTCCTCTATTGAACAAGGGATAG
- a CDS encoding Gfo/Idh/MocA family protein, with protein MSLSPLRFAVVGLGHISQVAVLPAFAHAKSSARLTALVSDDPLKRRLLGRQYGIAHTYAYKDYEQCLRSGEIDAVYIALPNSLHREYAVRAARAGIHILCEKPLAVTAADCRKMVRAAERYRVKLMVAYRLHFEACNLQTIALLQSGRLGEPRLFHSVFTQQVRPGDIRLSQRLGGGPLYDIGIYCINAARYLFRDEPTEVTALVGRGHDRRFQKVEESAGAILRFPHDRLATLTCSFGATDAAMYEIVGTKGRVRVEPAYEYLGSLKASITVNGKTRVRTFRPGDQFAPQLIYFASCVQDNRQPEPNGLEGLLDVQIIEALHRSARQGRSVPLRLSTKQVRPDVRLQMHRPPVVKPKQVRATSPTL; from the coding sequence ATGAGTCTTTCACCACTGCGTTTTGCGGTCGTCGGTCTTGGACATATTTCCCAGGTTGCCGTGCTTCCCGCCTTCGCGCATGCAAAATCCTCGGCACGGCTGACCGCGCTGGTATCGGACGACCCCCTGAAGCGTCGCCTCCTCGGCCGACAATACGGGATCGCCCACACCTATGCCTACAAAGACTACGAACAGTGTTTGCGAAGCGGCGAGATTGATGCCGTGTACATTGCCCTGCCGAACAGTCTCCATCGCGAATACGCCGTGCGGGCAGCTCGTGCCGGCATACATATCCTGTGTGAAAAGCCCCTTGCCGTGACGGCCGCCGATTGCCGGAAGATGGTCCGGGCCGCCGAGCGGTATCGCGTCAAACTGATGGTCGCGTATCGTCTGCATTTCGAGGCCTGTAATCTTCAGACCATTGCCCTGCTGCAGTCCGGGCGCTTAGGTGAGCCGAGGCTCTTTCATTCAGTCTTCACCCAACAGGTTCGCCCCGGCGACATCCGTTTAAGCCAGAGGTTGGGCGGGGGGCCGCTGTATGATATCGGCATCTATTGCATCAACGCGGCACGATACCTCTTCCGCGATGAACCGACGGAAGTCACTGCCTTGGTCGGTCGCGGCCATGACCGCCGATTCCAAAAGGTCGAAGAATCGGCCGGCGCAATCCTTCGCTTTCCTCACGATCGCCTGGCGACATTGACCTGCAGCTTCGGCGCGACCGATGCCGCCATGTATGAAATCGTCGGCACAAAAGGCCGGGTGCGTGTGGAGCCGGCCTACGAATACCTGGGAAGCTTGAAAGCTTCCATCACCGTAAACGGGAAGACACGCGTCCGCACGTTCAGACCGGGGGATCAGTTCGCCCCCCAACTCATCTACTTTGCCTCCTGCGTACAAGACAATCGCCAACCGGAACCGAATGGGCTTGAGGGCCTGCTCGATGTGCAAATTATCGAAGCCCTGCATCGTTCCGCCCGGCAAGGCCGTAGCGTCCCGCTCCGACTATCGACGAAACAGGTGCGTCCCGACGTCCGGCTGCAGATGCACCGACCGCCGGTCGTCAAACCCAAACAGGTTCGTGCGACTTCCCCCACCCTCTGA